One window of Papaver somniferum cultivar HN1 chromosome 9, ASM357369v1, whole genome shotgun sequence genomic DNA carries:
- the LOC113313411 gene encoding acyl-CoA-binding domain-containing protein 4-like, which translates to MGAEMTANFDISNWLSSLAYDQWEALPVPGSRPSARYKHAAEVADGKLYITGGSRNGRYLSDIQVLDLRSLVWSKLKIHMDQVSDQLVDNSVREALPATSGHSLVKWGSRLLLLGGHSKELSEVVTVRSIDPETLNCCIMKTSGKEPIARGGQSVTLVGSTLIMFGGEDSSRRLLNDIHILDLETMTWDVAETSQTPPSPRFDHTAAIHANRYLLIFGGCSHSACFSDLHILDLHTLEWSQPHIEGDLVTPRAGHAGITINEDWYLVGGGDNRSGVSDTLMLNMSKLVWSVVTSVEERDPLASEGLTVCSEIVNGEKVLVAFGGYYGKYNNEVYVLRTKPKDLSRPRIFQSPAAAAAAASVTAAYALTSSGERKIDIRKKEDASFQETEVETSPQDFTVGFNLIAAEKMTLESSLTEIRTQNYKFKDDLAEINNTYEDLSKELLSVKGQLEAETSRCVNLEAQISELQNRLEPLHSIEDELQVLRNQKSAFERDMEFTTEGTMQKQNSGGVWQWIAGAPRSS; encoded by the exons ATGGGAGCTGAAATGACTGCGAATTTCGATATCAGCAATTGGTTATCTTCATTGGCTTATGATCAATGGGAAGCACTTCCAGTTCCTGGGTCACGCCCATCGGCTCGTTACAag CATGCAGCTGAAGTTGCTGATGGGAAACTATATATTACTGGAGGAAGTCGCAATGGACGATATCTTTCTGATATTCAG GTACTTGATCTTAGATCTTTGGTGTGGTCGAAACTGAAAATACACATGGATCAAGTCTCTGATCAACTGGTTGACAACAGTGTTCGGGAAGCCCTACCTGCCACATCAGGTCACAGCCTG GTCAAGTGGGGAAGCAGGCTTCTTCTTCTAGGTGGACATTCAAAAGAGTTATCCGAAGTCGTAACTG TCCGGTCAATTGACCCGGAGACCCTCAATTGTTGCATCATGAAGACTTCAGGAAAAGAACCG ATTGCTCGTGGAGGGCAATCTGTAACACTAGTTGGTTCTACATTGATAATGTTTGGTGGAGAAGACAGTAGCAGGCGTTTACTAAATGATATCCATATTCTTGACCTGGAAACTATGACTTGGGATGTAGCGGAGACATC TCAGACACCTCCATCTCCGAGATTCGACCACACAGCAGCCATACATGCAAATCGATACCTTCTAATTTTTGGTGGCTGTTCTCACTCGGCGTGTTTCAGTGATCTACACATATTGGATTTACATACT TTGGAATGGTCCCAACCACACATTGAGGGTGATCTCGTGACTCCTAGGGCAGGTCATGCTGGTATCACCATAAATGAGGATTGGTACCTAGTCGGTGGTGGAGATAATAGAAGTG GTGTTTCGGATACCCTCATGCTAAACATGTCGAAGCTTGTATGGTCAGTGGTTACAAGTGTAGAGGAACGGGATCCACTTGCGAGCGAG GGGCTGACTGTTTGCTCTGAAATAGTAAATGGAGAGAAAGTTCTGGTTGCCTTTGGAGGATACTACGGGAAATATAACAATGAG GTGTATGTCTTGAGAACCAAACCCAAAGATTTATCAAGGCCTAGGATTTTTCAATCACctgcagcagctgcagcagcagcttcTGTTACTGCTGCATATGCTTTGACTAGTAGTGGCGAAAGGAAGATCGATATCAGAAAAAAAGAAGATGCAAGTTTCCAAGAAACGGAAGTTGAAACGTCGCCGCAAGATTTCACAGTTGGGTTTAACCTAATTGCAGCAGAAAAAATGACGTTAGAGTCTTCACTAACAGAAATAAGAACACAGAACTATAAGTTCAAGGATGATCTTGCTGAGATTAACAATACTTATGAAGATTTATCCAAG GAACTACTCTCCGTTAAAGGTCAACTAGAAGCTGAAACATCAAGATGTGTCAATCTGGAG GCCCAAATTTCAGAACTGCAAAATAGGCTGGAGCCATTGCATTCGATAGAGGATGAGTTGCAAGTGTTAAGGAACCAGAAATCTGCCTTTGAGCGAGATATGGAGTTCACTACCGAGGGGACAATGCAGAAACAAAATTCCGGTGGAGTTTGGCAGTGGATTGCAGGAGCTCCACGCAGCTCATAA